In one Deltaproteobacteria bacterium genomic region, the following are encoded:
- a CDS encoding NADH-quinone oxidoreductase subunit B, whose product MTEKREILRQGQDSFLTTKMDAVVNWGRKYSFFLYPFVTACCGMEFMSAAGPRYDLDRFGAALPRFSPRQADLLMVVGTISHRQAPILKKVYDQMAEPKWVVAWGACTCSGGPYNNYSTVQGIDTIVPVDIYIPGCPPRPEAVLDGLIRLQGVVQRTPGWNVPHHKETKDLLLPIIEKPVA is encoded by the coding sequence ATGACCGAGAAGCGCGAGATCCTGAGGCAGGGCCAGGACTCCTTCCTCACGACCAAGATGGACGCGGTCGTGAACTGGGGTCGGAAGTATTCGTTCTTCCTGTATCCGTTCGTGACCGCGTGCTGTGGCATGGAGTTCATGTCGGCGGCCGGACCGCGCTACGACTTGGATCGCTTCGGCGCCGCGCTGCCGCGCTTCTCTCCGCGCCAGGCGGACCTCCTGATGGTGGTCGGCACGATCAGCCACCGACAGGCGCCCATACTGAAGAAGGTCTACGACCAGATGGCCGAGCCGAAGTGGGTCGTGGCCTGGGGAGCCTGCACCTGCTCGGGTGGACCGTACAACAACTACTCGACGGTCCAGGGCATCGACACGATCGTCCCGGTCGACATCTACATACCGGGCTGCCCGCCGCGCCCGGAGGCCGTGCTCGACGGCCTGATCAGGCTGCAGGGCGTGGTTCAGCGCACCCCCGGATGGAACGTGCCCCATCACAAGGAGACGAAGGACCTGCTCCTGCCGATCATCGAAAAACCGGTCGCCTGA
- a CDS encoding FAD-dependent oxidoreductase: MKAFDLVVIGSGPGGYVAAIRAAQLGMQVAIVEEQPNLGGVCLNWGCIPTKAILSSAEIFEAVKHGVPGLSVEKLTADYGAVIDASRKVAERLARGVRSLMKKNKIEVVAGRGRLASGSQVVVTADGAEQALEASHVILATGSTEFVFPGLAIDGKRVLTSREALEARERPESLVVIGGGAVGLEFAYAYNAYGTKVTVVEMKDQLLPGFDAETAKALASSLSRAGIKILTGTAYKGLESDAKGVAVTVTGGKGDETLRADQALVAVGRRALGKDLGLETRGVEIERGFVKVDASYRTKAAGVYAVGDCSGPPLLAHKASHEGVAAVEIIAGIRTHGIDLRKVPACIYSQPQVASIGLSEADARAAP, encoded by the coding sequence ATGAAGGCGTTCGACCTGGTCGTGATCGGTTCCGGGCCCGGCGGGTACGTCGCCGCGATTCGCGCGGCGCAGCTGGGCATGCAGGTCGCGATCGTCGAGGAGCAGCCGAACCTGGGCGGCGTCTGCCTGAACTGGGGCTGCATTCCGACCAAGGCGATCCTGTCCTCCGCCGAGATCTTCGAGGCGGTGAAGCACGGCGTCCCGGGGCTCTCGGTCGAGAAGCTCACCGCCGACTACGGCGCGGTGATCGACGCGAGTCGCAAGGTGGCGGAGCGCCTCGCGCGCGGCGTGCGCAGCCTGATGAAGAAGAACAAGATCGAGGTGGTCGCGGGCCGCGGTCGGCTCGCGAGCGGCAGCCAGGTGGTCGTCACCGCGGACGGAGCCGAGCAGGCGCTCGAGGCGAGCCACGTGATTCTCGCCACCGGCTCGACGGAGTTCGTGTTTCCGGGTCTCGCGATCGACGGCAAGCGCGTGCTCACCAGCCGCGAGGCGCTCGAGGCGCGCGAGCGCCCGGAGTCGCTCGTGGTGATCGGCGGCGGCGCGGTGGGTCTCGAATTCGCCTACGCGTACAACGCCTACGGCACGAAGGTGACCGTGGTGGAGATGAAGGATCAGCTCCTGCCCGGCTTCGACGCGGAGACCGCGAAGGCGCTCGCGAGCTCGCTCTCGCGCGCCGGGATCAAGATCCTGACCGGAACCGCCTACAAGGGTCTGGAGAGCGACGCGAAGGGCGTCGCGGTCACGGTCACCGGCGGGAAGGGCGACGAGACGCTGCGCGCGGACCAGGCGCTGGTCGCCGTCGGCCGCCGCGCGCTGGGAAAGGATCTGGGCCTGGAGACGCGGGGCGTCGAGATCGAACGCGGCTTCGTGAAGGTCGATGCGAGCTACCGGACCAAAGCGGCGGGCGTGTACGCGGTCGGGGATTGCAGCGGTCCGCCGCTGCTCGCCCACAAGGCGTCACATGAGGGCGTCGCCGCGGTCGAGATCATCGCCGGAATCCGCACGCACGGCATCGATCTGCGCAAGGTTCCGGCCTGCATCTACAGCCAGCCGCAGGTCGCGAGCATCGGACTCTCCGAGGCGGACGCGCGCGCGGCCCC